GACACGCTGCCGTGAGGGTGCGTCTGATACAGCATCGCGGCCTTGGATACCTTGGCGGCCTGCGCCGTGTCCGGCAGCAACCCGGCGCCGATGCCGGCGGCGAACACGGTCGCCGTGCCGCGCAGCAGACGCCGACGGGTTGGGTCGAAAGCGGTCTTTCCGGTTTTCATAGGGCTCCCTCGCTCGATGGGACGCTCAGTCCGCGCGCGCCCACAGGTCGTGTTCGTCCGCATCGGTGACCGTCACCCGGATGCGCTCGCCGGGCTGGGCGTCTGCCGCGCCCTCGATATAGACCAGGCCGTCGATCTCGGGGGCGTCCGCCGCACTGCGCGCGACGATGCCGTCCGCGCCGACCTCGTCCACCAACACCTCGATCTCGCGCCCGACGCGCGCGCGCAGTCTTTGCGCGCTGATCCCGGCCTGATGCGCCATGAATCGCTCCAGCCGCTCCTGCTTGAGCGCCTCCGGCACGGCGCCCGGCAGCTCGTTGGCGGCCGCGCCCGATACCGGAGAGTAGGCGAAGGCACCGACGCGGTCGAGTTGCGCCTCGTCGAGGAATTCGAGCAGGGACTCGAAATCCTCGTCGGTCTCGCCGGGAAAGCCGACGATGAAGGTGCTGCGCAGCGTCAGGTCCGGACATTGCGCGCGCCAGTCGTGGATGCGTTCGAGCATGCGCTCGCTGGCCGCGGGCCGGCGCATGGCCTTGAGGATGCGCGGGCTGCCGTGCTGCAGCGGCATGTCGAGGTAGGGCAGGATGCGGCCCTCCGCCATCAGCGGGATCAGCGCGTCGACATGCGGGTAGGGATAGACGTAGTGCAGGCGCACCCACACGCCCAGCTCGCCCAGCGCCTCGGCCAGGGTCTGCACATGGGACTTGAGCGGCCGTCCGCGCCAGAAGCCGGTGCGGTAGCGCACGTCGACGCCGTAGGCGGAGGTGTCCTGCGAGATCACCAGCAGCTCCTGCACACCGGCATTGACCAGATTCTCGGCCTCGGCCAGCACCTCGCCGATGGGCCGGCTGACCAGATCGCCGCGCAGGCTGGGGATGATGCAGAAGCTGCAGCGGTGATTGCAGCCCTCGGAAATCTTGAGATAGGCGTAATGCCGCGGGGTCAGCTTGATGCCCTGCGGCGGCACCAGGCTGGCGTAGGGGTCGTGCGGGGCCGGCAGGTGGCGGTGCACCTCGCTCATCACCGCCTCGTAGGCATGCGGGCCAGTCACCGCGAGCACTTCGGGATGCGCCTCGCGCACCCGGGTCTCGTCGCCGCCCAGGCAGCCGGTGACGATGACGCGGCCGTTCTCGTCCAGGGCCTCGCCGATGGCCTCCAGGGATTCCTCCACCGCAGCGTCGATGAAGCCGCAGGTATTCACCACCACCAGATCCGCGCCGTCGTAGCTCGGCGAGATCGCATAGCCCTCGGCGCGTAGCTGGGTGAGGATGCGCTCGGAATCGACCAGCGCTTTCGGGCAGCCGAGGCTGACAAAGCCCACGGTCGGAGAGGATGCGATTGGGTCGGACATGCGAATGGGGCCTGCTTACCGTACGGCTGTCACCTTATACACACAGCGCGGTCTCCGTGCAACGCCTGTTTTCGGACGGCCGCACGCGTATCGCGCCCAAGGCCACCGCCCAATAAAGAATATAAATATCAAAAACTTACGATTACTGATCAAATCTTCGACAAGTTAACGGAACTGTAATGCCGACGCGCATTTGGAGGCTTTGTCACCGTCTCGTCCACAGACTTATCCACAGCTTCTGTGGACAACCCGAGAAATCCCCTAGACACGCGGGCTTGGCAAAACATTCAGCGAAAAAACCACAGATGACATAGCGTCTGACTCGGGTTAACGGCCTATTGCCCCGGGAGCGACAAGCCTGTAGAATCCGCGTCCCTTTAAGGCGCATTGAGAGCTTGACCGAGGACGCCGCGATGAAAGCGAACATCCACCCCGATTACCATGACATCAAGGTCACCTGTAGCTGCGGCAGCAGCTTCACGACCCGTTCCACCTACGGCAAGTCCGAGCTTCAGGTCGAAGTCTGCTCGCAGTGCCACCCGTTCTACACCGGCAAGCAGAAGATCGTCGACACCGCCGGTCAGGTCGACAAGTTCCGGCGCCGCTACGGCATGTAGGCCGTGCAGGGCGGGACGCGAATACCGAGGGCGCTCCTGGCGAGCGCCCTTTTTTGTTGCCTAGCCGCCGCTCCGCTGCGCCTGCTCGCCGACTGCGGCGATGCCATGGCGCAAACCGTCGTGCACGTCAGCCATGTCTACGACGGCGACACGGTACGCCTGCGCTCGGGCGCGCACCTGCGCCTGATCGGCCTCGACACGCCCGAAGTCGCGCATCGCGAGCGCCCGGCCCAACCTTTCGCCAACGCCGCGCGCCGCGCCCTCAGCGACCTGCTGACGCTGCACGGCTGGACGCTGCGCCTGCGTTTCGACAACGAACGCCGCGATCGCTACGGCCGGAGTCTCGCGCACGCCTATCTGCCCGACGGCACCAGCGTCTCCGCCGCGCTGCTGCGGCGGGGGCTGGCGACCGCGCTGGCCGTACCGCCGAATCTGGCGGAAGCCGCCTGTTACCAGCGCGCCGAAGCCGATGCGCGCGGCCGACAGCTTGGCCTGTGGAGCCTGGCGCGCTACCGGCCGATCGCGGCCACGTCACTGCCGCGCGATGCCCGCGGTTTCCGCGTCGTACGCGGACGCGTCACCCATGTGGGCTTCTCGCGTCGTGCCGCCTGGATCGATCTTGAGGGCCGCGTGGCGCTGCGCATCGACCGCCGCGATCTGGACTACTTCCGGGCGATCGACCTGCGACGCCTGCAGGGCACCTGGGTCACCGTGCGCGGCTGGGTCCACACGTATCGCGGCGAACGCCGGATCGCGCTACGGCACCCGCTGGCCCTGGAATGGGATACGCGCGCGAATGCGCATCCGTCGCGGGAGGACTGAAGCGCAGACCGCACGACAAGAACGCTCACGAGGCATGGCGACCCACCTGGCCATCCCCTATCATTCATGGGCCATGCGAGGCCCGCCACCGGCATCCGCCCACCCCATTTGCATACACAAACCATGAGCCCGACCGAAGCCATGCCAACCGATCTGAAACAAGCCGCCCTCGACTATCACGCACTGCCCAAGCCGGGCAAGATCGCCACCGAGATCACCAAGCCCACGCGCACGCAACGCGATCTGGCGCTCGCCTACACGCCCGGGGTCGCCGAGCCGGTACGGGCCATCCACAAGGACATCGAGGCCGCCTACCGCTATACCGCCAAGGGTAATCTGGTCGCCGTTATCACCAACGGCACCGCCGTGCTCGGACTCGGCGACGTCGGCGCGCTGGCCGGCAAGCCGGTGATGGAAGGCAAGGTCGTCCTGTTCAAGGCCTTCGGCGGCATCGACGCCTTTGACATCGAGGTCGACACGCACGACCCCGACGAATTCATCGAAACCGTCGCTCGCATCGCCGGCGGCTTCGGCGGCATCAATCTTGAAGATATCGCCGCGCCGCACTGCTTCCGCATCGAGCGGGAACTGCGCGAAAGGCTGGACATCCCCGTGTTCCACGACGACCAGCACGGCACCGCCGTAATCATCTGCGCGGGCCTGATCAATGCCCTGCGCATCGCCGGCAAACGGCTTGAGGATGCGCGCATCGTATGCCTGGGCGCCGGCGCCGCCGGGCTCGCCTCCATGCATCTCCTGACGACCCTGGGCGCGAAGCGCGAGAACATTCTCATGATCGATCGGCAGGGCGTGATCCGCAGCGACGACCATCGCGCCAATGAGTACCAGCGGGAATTCGCGGCGGACACCGACCGGCATACCCTGGCGGACGCCTGCGTCGACGCCGACGTGTTCGTCGGCGTGTCCGGGCCCGACCTGTTGACCGCGGACGTGCTTTCAACCATGGCGGACAACCCCATCGTCTTCGCCCTGGCCAACCCGGACCCCGAAATCGACCCGGCACTGGCCCACCGCACCCGCGACGACGTCATCATGGCCACAGGCCGTACCGACTATCCCAATCAGATCAACAACGTGCTCGGCTTCCCCTACATCTTCCGCGGCGCCCTCGACGTGCATGCACGCACCATCAACGACGCCATGCTGACCGCGGCGGTGCATGCGCTCGCCGCGCTGGCACACGAGCCGGTGCCGGACAGCGTGCTCCAGGCCTACGAAGTCGACACGCTGAGCTTCGGGCGCGAATATTTCATCCCCAAGCCCTTCGACCCGCGCCTGATCGACGTCGTCCCCGCGGCCATCAGCCAGGCCGCGATAGACTCCGGCGTGGCCCGCACCGACCAGGCGGTCCGCCCCTGAGACCGGCGTCGATCGCACGCACGCCGGCGCGGTGCCCCCGGAACGCGGCATGACCCCTCTCGAGCCCGGCTACAGCCTACTCGTCGACAGCAGCATCTACGTGTTCCGGGCCTGGCACACCTGGCCCGACGATCTGCGCGACGCCGAGGGCGAGCCGGCCAACGCGGTGTACGGGTTTGCCGAATTCCTATATGAGCTGCTCGACGTCCAGCGACCCGCACGCATCGCCTTTGCCTTCGACGAGACCCTGCACGGTTCGCAGCGACGCACGCTGTTTCCCGAATACAAGGCCAATCGCCCGCCAGCGCCGCCCGAGCTGCGTCGCCAGTTCGGTCACTGCCGCCGCCTTGTCGAAGCACTCGGTCTGGGCATGCTGGCGCGTCCGGGTTACGAAGCGGACGACGTGATCGGCACATTGGCACGCCGCGAGCGGGCATCCGGCCGGCGCGTCGCGCTGCTCACCGGCGACAAGGATCTCGCGCAGCTGGTGCGCGAGGGCGACGTGTGGTGGGACTATGCGCGCGCGCGCAGGCTCGGACCGCGAGGCGTCGAGCGCGTGTTCGGCGTCAGACCGGAACTGATCGCCGATCAGCTGGCGCTCGCCGGCGACAAGGTGGACAACATCCCCGGCATACCCGGCGTCGGCATGGCCACCGCTGCGCGCCTGCTGCGGCCCTTCGACGGCCTCGATGCCCTGCTCGCCGATATCCCCCGCATCGGCGGCCTCAAGCTGCGCGGCGCCGCCCGCCTGATGCGCCTGGTCGAGGAACATCAGGATATCGTGCGCCTGGCCCGGCAACTCACTGGAATCGACTGCGACGTGCCGCTTGCGATCGAACACCCGACCGTACCGCGCGCGGCCGACCCCCGACAGCTCGAGGCGTGTTTCGACGCCTTCGGTTTCGGCACACGCCTGCGCGAGCGCTGGCACCGTCTGCTGGAAAACTGGCCGCCCACCGCCGAACCGCTGCCAGTCGCGCCCTAGTCACGCGAATATCCCACCGCGCGCAGGAACAGCCGCACCAGCCCGTCCACCAGTTCGTCCAGCGTTCTCCCGGCAAACCGATCCTGGCCGGGCAGGCATTTGACGATCAGCGCCTCGCGCACCATGCCTAGAAACATCAGCGTGCTCAGGCGTGCGTCCAGCGGTTGCACACGGCCTTCCCGCTGCAGTTCGTTGAGCGAGAATTCGATGTAATCGGTAAAGGTCTTCCAGCGATGCTCGAAGAAGGAGTTCGCCGCGGCGCGCCCCTCCAGCAGACTCTGCAATTCCATCTTGAGCAGATCGGGTTGCTCGGCCATGCCGCGCACGAAGGTTCGGATCAGGCCCCGCAGCACGGCCGCGAAGTCGGATTCGCCGGCGAGCACGGTTTCGATGTAGTCCTCTCGGGTGCACGCCAGTTCGTCGAGCACGGCCTCGTAGAGCGCCTCCTTGGAACGGAAATAACGGTACAGCGCGGCCGGGCTGACGCCGACCGCGCTGGCGATGTCGTCGACCGATACGCCGTGGAATCCCTTGTCGGCGAACAATCCCGCGGCTTCGCGCAGGATCGAGGCCCGCCGCTCGGGGGCACGCAAACGCTTCTGCATGGCGGTCATTCCTGTGGCCCAGCCGCCCAGTATACAAGCGCGCTCCCGGCCCACCCCACGGCCAGGCGCCGCTATTGCTTGCGGATGAAGAAAACGAAGCGGTCCGACTCCTGGGCCTGCTCCAGCAGCGCGCTGCCGGTCTGCTTGCAGAAGGCTTCGAAATCCTTGACCGCGCCAGGGTCGGTCGCCATCACCTTCATGACCTGACCGCTGGACATCTCGTTCATGGCCTTCTTGGTGCGCAGGATCGGGAGCGGGCAGTTTAGGCCGCTGGCGTCCAGTTCCGTGTCGAAATTCATATCGGTTCACCTCGCATGACGATTGGCGTTAGAATCCCCGAACACAAGTTAGTGTTCGTTTACTAACATAGATGCGCGTACCCTGGGCGTCAACTCCGGCCAGCCAATCCCGCGTACGTGCGTTAGTATTGAACTTAATGTGACAGCTCACGCAGCCACCCGGAAGACGGCCGCCTCCATGGACGACGCACAAGAGCCACCGCCCGATTCGCCCTCGATGCAGGACGAATGGGCCAGTTCGCTGCTTTATGGCAGCAACGCCGATTACCTCGAGGCCCTGTACGAAACCTACCTGCAGTCGCCGGACGGCGTGCCGCAGGCCTGGCGGCGCTATTTCGATGCGCTGCCGCGCGTCGACGGGCATGCTCACGACGTCGCGCATGCGCCGATCCGCGCGCTGTTCGTACGCAGCGATCGCCACCCGGGCGGACACAGCGCGCAACCGAGCGCTTCCGGCATCGCCAAACAACTGCGCGTGCTGCAGTTGATCAACGCCTACCGTTTTCTCGGTCACCGCGCCGCCGACATCGATCCGCTGGAACTGCACTCCGCATCCCGTCCCGAGGAACTGCAGCTCGCGCATTACCAACTGGGCGAGCACGATCTCGACACGCCCTTTCATACCGGCTCGATGGTCGGCGTCGAGCGTGCGCCGCTGCGCGAGATCGTCCGCAGGCTGGAAGCCACGTATTGCGGCACGATCGGGGCGGAATACATGCACATTGGCGCCACCGCCGAAAAACGCTGGCTGCAGCAACGTCTCGAAGGCGCCTACGGCAGCCCTGAACCCGACGACGAACGCCGCCTGTACCTGCTGCAGCGGCTGACCGCCGCCGAATCGCTGGAGCAACATCTGCACAGCCGCTATGTCGGCCAGAAGCGGTTTTCGCTCGAAGGCGGAGAAGGCCTGATTCCGTTGCTCGATATCCTGATCGAGCGCGCCGGCGGCAACGGCGTGCGCGAAATCGTCCTCGGCATGGCCCACCGCGGGCGCCTCAACGTGCTGATCAACATCATGGGCAAGGCCCCGAGCGAGCTGTTCCAGGAGTTCGAGGGCGTGCATCAGGGCAGGGCGCTGGCCGGCGACGTCAAATACCATCTCGGATTTTCCAGCGACCGCATGACCTCGGGCGGGCCGGTTCATCTGGCACTGGCCTTCAATCCCTCGCACCTTGAGATCGTCGGCCCGGTGGTCGAGGGCTCGGTGCGCGCGCGTCAGGACCGCCGCGGCGACGCCGAAGGGCGCGAGGTGTTACCCGTGATCATCCATGGCGATGCCGCCTTCGCGGGCCAGGGCGTGGTCATGGAAACGCTCAACATGTCACAGACGCGGGGCTTCTCCACCAAGGGCACCGTGCACATCGTGATCAACAACCAGATCGGCTTCACCACCAGCACCCGCACCGACGCGCGCTCCAGCCATTACTGCACCGACGTCGCCAAGATGGTCGGCGCCCCCATCCTGCACGTCAACGGCGACGACCCCGAGGCGGTCGCCTTCGTCACCGAGCTGGCGCTCGACTACCGTCTGCATTTCCACAAGGATGTGGTCATCGATCTCGTCTGTTATCGCCGCCACGGCCACAACGAGGCCGACGCGCCGGACGTGACCCAGCCGATGATGTATCAGCGCATCAAGGCCTTGCCGACCACCCGTGCGCGCTATGCCGAGCGGCTGGCGACGCTGGGCCTGATCGATGAAAACCGCGCCCGCGAACTGGCCACCGGCTGCCGCGAGCAGCTGGAGGCGGGTCTGGTCGTGGTGCCCAACCGCATCGACAGCCAGGCGCTCGATTACCCCTTCGCCGTCGACTGGCGTCGCTACGTCGAGGCCGATCCCGCGGAAGACCCGCCCACCGCATTGCCGCTGGAGCGCCTGCAAGCCTTATCGGAAGCCCTGCAGAAACTGCCCGAGGGTTTCGCCTTGCATCCCCGCGTCGCGAAAATCATGGACGACCGGCGCAAGATGGCGGCGGGCGCGCTTGCCATCGACTGGGGCTTTGCCGAGACCCTCGCCTACGCCACGCTGGTCGACGCCGGACACCGCGTGCGCCTGTGCGGCCAGGACGCCGCACGCGGCACCTTCTTCCACCGCCACGCGGTGCTGCACAACCAGCTCAAGCGCGGGACCTACGTGCCGCTGCGCCACGTGTGCCCCGGCCAGGGCGACTTCCTGGTCATCGACTCGCTGCTGTCGGAAGAGGCCGTGCTCGCCTTCGAATACGGCTACGCCACCGCCTCACCCGATGCGCTGGTGCTCTGGGAGGCCCAGTTCGGCGATTTCGCCAACGGCGCGCAGGTCGTCATCGACCAGTTCATCAGCGCAGGCGAGGAGAAATGGGCACGTCTCAGCGGCCTTGTGCTGCTGCTGCCGCACGGCTACGAAGGCCAGGGCGCGGAACATTCGTCGGCTCGCCCGGAACGCTTTCTCCAGCTCTGCGCCAACGACAACATGCAGGTGTGCACGCCGACCACCCCGTCGCAGATGTTCCACCTGCTGCGTCGGCAGATCCTGCGACCGCTGCGCAAGCCGCTGATCGTGCTGTCACCCAAGAGCCTGTTGCGCCACAAGCTTGCCGTCAGCAGCCTGGACGAGCTCGCCGAGGGCCGCTTTCAGGAGGTCATCGGCGAAATCGACGAGCTGCCGGGACGCGGCGTCGCCACGGTCGTGTTCTGCAACGGCAAGATCTACTACGAACTGCTGCAACGCCGACGCAGCGAGGGTCGCGAGGATATCGCCCTGATCCGCATCGAACAGCTCTACCCCTTCCCCGAGGCGGAAATCAAACGTGTGCTGCGGCATTTCCCGCAGGCCAGGCGCTTTGTCTGGTGCCAGGACGAACCTCGCAACCAGGGTGCCTGGCCGTCCCTATCCTGGACCATGAACCACACCATCGGCATGAAACGCCCGGTGATGGAATGCGTGGCCCGTCCGGCTGCCGCGGCTCCGGCCGTGGGCCAGTCCGAACTTCACACCCGCCAGCAGCATGCGCTGCTGGAGGCCGTATTCAATCCCTGAGAACCGGCATCCCGTCGGCGCAAGGAGTCAAACCAGGATGAGCATAGAGGTCAAAATCCCGCCGCTCCCCGAATCCGTCGCGGACGCCACCCTGGCCGCCTGGCACAAACAGCCGGGCGAGGCGATCCATACCGACGACAATCTGGCCGATCTCGAAACCGACAAGGTCGTGCTCGAGCTGCCGGCCCCCGGCAGCGGCGTACTCGACGAAATTCTGGTGCCAGCCGGCGCCACGGTGACCGCCGGGCAGGTCATCGCACGCCTGAGGGAAGGCAACGGCGCCGATGACCAGGCGCGAGCCGCCGTCGTGGAAGCGCCGCCGCCTGCCGCCGGCACGGCGGCTGGTCCGGCCGGACCAGCCGCGCGCCAGCTCATGGCGCAACACGATCTCAAGCCCGAACAGATCGCGGGCAGCGGACGCAACGGCCGGATTCTCAAGGAGGACGTGCTCGCGCACCTCGCGGCCGTCGATCAGGCCACCCCAGCGCCCGTCGCGGACACGACGCCGCCACCCACGCCCCCTGCCGAAACCGGCGTGCCGCGGGACGACGCGCCCGAGTCCCTGCCCACCGGCGGCGAGCGCGTCGAGCGACGCGTCCCCATGACGCGCCTGCGCGCGCGCATCGCCGAGCGGCTGCTCGCGGCGCAGCGCAACACCGCGATGCTCACCACCTTCAACGAGGTGGACATGGCGCCGGTGATGGCGCTGCGCCAGCGTTACCGCGAGGCCTTCGAGAAGGCTCACGGCACCCGCCTCGGCTTCATGTCATTCTTCGTCGCCGCGGCCGTGGCGGCGCTGCAGCGCTTTCCCGCCGTCAACGCCTCCATCGACGGCAACGACATCGTGTACCACGGCTTCTATGACATCGGCATCGCGGTCTCGTCCCCGCGCGGCCTGGTGGTACCGGTGCTGCGCGAGGCCGACCGCCTTTCCGCCGCCGAGATCGAGCGGCGTATCGCCGACTTCGGCGCACGCGCGAAGGAAAATGCCCTCGGGCTCGAGGAGATCACCGGCGGCACCTTCACCATCACCAATGGCGGTGTGTTCGGGTCGCTGCTGTCGACGCCGATTCTGAACCCGCCGCAGAGCGCGATTCTCGGCATGCACAAGATTCAGGAGCGGCCGACGGTGGTCGACGGCGCCATCGCCGCACGGCCAATGATGTACCTCGCGCTGTCATACGACCACCGTATCATCGACGGCCGCGAGGCGGTCCAGTTCCTCGTCGCGATCAAGGACGCGCTCGAGGATCCGGCCCGTCTGCTGCTCGGTTTGTGAGCAGGGAGGCCCCATGAGCGACCAGGACTACGATCTCATCGTCATCGGCGGCGGACCGGCCGGCTACGTCGCGGCCCTGCGCGCCGCCCAGCTCGGCATGCGCACCGCGTGCATCGATCGCTGGCGCGATCCCGAACGCGGCCCCAGCCTGGGTGGCACCTGCCTCAATGCCGGCTGCATTCCTTCCAAGGCGCTGCTGGAGACCTCTCACCAGTACGCGCGCCTGCGCGACGAACTGGCCGGACACGGCATTCTCGTCGACGGCATCACTCTCGATCTCGCGCAGGCCCAGGCGCGCAAACAGGCCGTGGTCAAGCGACTGACGCAGGGCATCGCGACACTGTTCTCGACGCAGGGCGTGGACTGGCTCAAGGGTCACGGCCTGCTGCTGGGTCCGCGCCGGGTCGGCTACACGCCGCACGGGCGCAAGAACCCCAAGGAACTGAGCGCCGAGCACATCATCCTCGCGCCAGGCTCGCACCCGGCGACCCTCGAGACCGCACCCGTCGACGGCGAATACATCGTCGATTCCGACGGCGCCCTCAATTTCACCGAGGTTCCCCGGCGGCTGGCCATCGTCGGCGCCGGCGTCATCGGCCTGGAGCTGGGTAGTGTCTGGCGCCGCTTCGGCGCCGAGGTGCTGCTGCTGGAAGCGCAAAGCAGCTTCCTGCCGATCGCCGACGCGGGGCTGGCGCGCCTTGCGCTCAAGTCCTACACCGCGCAGGGGCTCGGCATCCGCCTCGGCGCACGCGTCAAGGAGGCCCGCGTCAGCGGGCGCAGCGTCAAGGTCCATTACCTCGACGCCGACGGCGAACAGCAGGAGCGCTTCGATCGCGTGATCGTGGCCGTCGGCCGGCGCCCCAATACCGGCGACCTTTACAGCGACGACAGCGGGCTGCAGCTCGACGAACGCCGCTTCATCGGCGTCGACGGCCACTGCCGCACCAATCTGCCCGGCGTCTGGGCGATCGGCGACGCCGTACGCGGGCCAATGCTGGCCCACAAGGGTTCGGAGGAGGGCATCATGGTGGTCGAGCGCATCGCCGGCGAGGCGACCGCCATCGTCTACGACCACATTCCATCCGTGATCTACACACATCCGGAGTTCGCCTGGGTCGGCCCCAGCGAGGAGCAGCTCAAGCAGGCCGGCATTGCCTACCGCTGCGGCCGCTTTCCAATGGCCGCCAATGGCCGTGCGCTGGCGCAGGGCGACGCGGTCGGCGAGATCAAACTGCTCGCACACGCGGAAACCGACCGCCTGCTCGCTGCCCACCTGTTCGCGCCCGACGCCTCCGAACTGATCGCCCAGGCGATGCTCGCGCTGTCGATGGAAGCCACGGCCGAGGATCTCGCACGCACGCTGTTCGCCCATCCGTCGCTATCGGAAGCGGTTCACGAAGCGGCGCTGGACGTCGCGGGGCAGGCCCTGCATCTTGCCAAGAAGCGGCGCTGACGCCGCCATTCAGCGGCAGCGCACCCAGGCCGCAAGCAGCGCGCCCAGCCCACCCGCGGCCAGCAACCAGCTCGCGGCGGGGACACCCAGCCAGCGCTCCAGGCCGGCCGGCTCCAGCGCGTAGATCAATGCGGCGGAAATCAGCAGCGCGCCGCCACCGGTTCTCAAGACGCCCTGGCGACGGCCGTCGCGCAGCGACTCGCGCAAGGCCGTCAGTTCCTCGACCTGCGCCTGCATCTGCAGACGCCCCGTGGCCCCGCGCTCCAGGAACTGGTGCAGCAGCTGCGGCAGCTCGGGCAACTGCTCTAGCACGCGCGGCATGCGAATGCGCGCCTCCTTGACGAAGGCGCGCACGCCGATCTGTTCGCTCATCCAGCGTTCGATGAAGGGCTTGGCCGTCTTCCACAGGTCGAGGTCGGGATACAGCTGGCGGCCCAGGCCCTCGATGTTGAGCAGGGTCTTCTGCAACAGCACCAGCTGCGGCTGCACCTGCATGTCATAGCGGCGAGCCGTCTGGAACAGCCGCAGCAAGACATGGCCGAACGAGATCTCCTTGAGCGGACGTTCGAAGATCGGCTCGCAGACGGTGCGGATGGAAGCTTCGAATTCGCTGATCCGGGTCGTCGCGGGCACCCAGCCCGATTCCACGTGCAGCTCTGCCACCCGACGGTAGTCGCGGTTGAAAAAGGCGTAAAAATTTTCCGCCAGATAACGCTGGTCTTCGGTGTCAAGGCTGCCGACGATGCCGAAATCGACCGCGAGATACTGCGCCGAGCGTGGGTCGTCCGCATTCACGAAGATATTGCCGGGATGCATGTCGGCATGGAAAAAATTATGACGGAAGACCTGCGTGAAGAAGATTTCCACGCCGCGTTCGGCCAGCACCTTGAAATCGACCCCGGCCGTGCGCAGTCGCTCGACGTCGGCGATGGGTATGCCGCGGATGCGCTCCATCACGATCACGCGGCGGCGCACGTAATCCCAGTAGATCTCGGGGATGTAGAGCTGATCCGAGCGCTCGAAGTTGCGCCGCAGCTGGCTGCCGTTGGCCGCCTCGCGGAACAGATCCAGTTCGTCGAGAACGGTTTTTTCGTACTCGTCCACCACCTCGCGCGGACGCAGGCGTCGGGCCTCCGGCCAGTAGCGATGGGCGAGATCGGCGATGGCGTGAAGCAGCGCGAGATCGCGCCGGATGACGCGGTCGATTTCGGGCCGGACCACCTTGACCACCACCTCGCGCCCGTCATGCAGCACCGCGCCATGCACCTGCGCGATCGAGGCCGAGGCCATCGGCTCGTCCTCGAAGGTACGAAAGATTTCCGCGATCGGGCGCCCATAGGCCTGTTCGATCAGCTGTCTGGCCTGCGCACCGGGGAAGGGCGGCACGTGATCCTGCAGCCGTGCCAGTTCCAGGGCGATGTCGTCGGGCAGCAGATCGCGTCGCGTCGACAGCATCTGCCCGAACTTGATGAAAATCGGCCCCAGATCCTCCAGCGCCCGGCGGATGCGCACGCCGCGGTTGAGATCGCG
The Acidihalobacter prosperus DNA segment above includes these coding regions:
- the lpdA gene encoding dihydrolipoyl dehydrogenase; the protein is MSDQDYDLIVIGGGPAGYVAALRAAQLGMRTACIDRWRDPERGPSLGGTCLNAGCIPSKALLETSHQYARLRDELAGHGILVDGITLDLAQAQARKQAVVKRLTQGIATLFSTQGVDWLKGHGLLLGPRRVGYTPHGRKNPKELSAEHIILAPGSHPATLETAPVDGEYIVDSDGALNFTEVPRRLAIVGAGVIGLELGSVWRRFGAEVLLLEAQSSFLPIADAGLARLALKSYTAQGLGIRLGARVKEARVSGRSVKVHYLDADGEQQERFDRVIVAVGRRPNTGDLYSDDSGLQLDERRFIGVDGHCRTNLPGVWAIGDAVRGPMLAHKGSEEGIMVVERIAGEATAIVYDHIPSVIYTHPEFAWVGPSEEQLKQAGIAYRCGRFPMAANGRALAQGDAVGEIKLLAHAETDRLLAAHLFAPDASELIAQAMLALSMEATAEDLARTLFAHPSLSEAVHEAALDVAGQALHLAKKRR
- a CDS encoding 2-oxoglutarate dehydrogenase E1 component; amino-acid sequence: MDDAQEPPPDSPSMQDEWASSLLYGSNADYLEALYETYLQSPDGVPQAWRRYFDALPRVDGHAHDVAHAPIRALFVRSDRHPGGHSAQPSASGIAKQLRVLQLINAYRFLGHRAADIDPLELHSASRPEELQLAHYQLGEHDLDTPFHTGSMVGVERAPLREIVRRLEATYCGTIGAEYMHIGATAEKRWLQQRLEGAYGSPEPDDERRLYLLQRLTAAESLEQHLHSRYVGQKRFSLEGGEGLIPLLDILIERAGGNGVREIVLGMAHRGRLNVLINIMGKAPSELFQEFEGVHQGRALAGDVKYHLGFSSDRMTSGGPVHLALAFNPSHLEIVGPVVEGSVRARQDRRGDAEGREVLPVIIHGDAAFAGQGVVMETLNMSQTRGFSTKGTVHIVINNQIGFTTSTRTDARSSHYCTDVAKMVGAPILHVNGDDPEAVAFVTELALDYRLHFHKDVVIDLVCYRRHGHNEADAPDVTQPMMYQRIKALPTTRARYAERLATLGLIDENRARELATGCREQLEAGLVVVPNRIDSQALDYPFAVDWRRYVEADPAEDPPTALPLERLQALSEALQKLPEGFALHPRVAKIMDDRRKMAAGALAIDWGFAETLAYATLVDAGHRVRLCGQDAARGTFFHRHAVLHNQLKRGTYVPLRHVCPGQGDFLVIDSLLSEEAVLAFEYGYATASPDALVLWEAQFGDFANGAQVVIDQFISAGEEKWARLSGLVLLLPHGYEGQGAEHSSARPERFLQLCANDNMQVCTPTTPSQMFHLLRRQILRPLRKPLIVLSPKSLLRHKLAVSSLDELAEGRFQEVIGEIDELPGRGVATVVFCNGKIYYELLQRRRSEGREDIALIRIEQLYPFPEAEIKRVLRHFPQARRFVWCQDEPRNQGAWPSLSWTMNHTIGMKRPVMECVARPAAAAPAVGQSELHTRQQHALLEAVFNP
- the odhB gene encoding 2-oxoglutarate dehydrogenase complex dihydrolipoyllysine-residue succinyltransferase — its product is MSIEVKIPPLPESVADATLAAWHKQPGEAIHTDDNLADLETDKVVLELPAPGSGVLDEILVPAGATVTAGQVIARLREGNGADDQARAAVVEAPPPAAGTAAGPAGPAARQLMAQHDLKPEQIAGSGRNGRILKEDVLAHLAAVDQATPAPVADTTPPPTPPAETGVPRDDAPESLPTGGERVERRVPMTRLRARIAERLLAAQRNTAMLTTFNEVDMAPVMALRQRYREAFEKAHGTRLGFMSFFVAAAVAALQRFPAVNASIDGNDIVYHGFYDIGIAVSSPRGLVVPVLREADRLSAAEIERRIADFGARAKENALGLEEITGGTFTITNGGVFGSLLSTPILNPPQSAILGMHKIQERPTVVDGAIAARPMMYLALSYDHRIIDGREAVQFLVAIKDALEDPARLLLGL